From a region of the Impatiens glandulifera chromosome 4, dImpGla2.1, whole genome shotgun sequence genome:
- the LOC124935012 gene encoding uncharacterized protein LOC124935012, producing MSTSITKQSCSRQSSGKGLIFTDERKRNPATSSCRFRIPIRRSTTGLFPLRFLRQLGDKMAAALNLISGKTIRGRRNDSSPNGVVSSSAARSKPSVAPVLDSHRAEAINDCIEFIYSSSSLPRSDSVTAKERC from the coding sequence ATGTCCACTTCAATCACTAAACAATCATGTTCCAGACAGAGCTCCGGCAAAGGACTGATCTTCACCGACGAGAGAAAAAGAAATCCGGCGACTTCCAGCTGCAGATTCAGAATACCCATAAGAAGATCAACAACGGGTCTTTTTCCACTTAGATTTCTCAGGCAACTTGGGGACAAAATGGCGGCTGCCTTAAACTTGATTTCCGGCAAGACCATCCGGGGGAGGAGGAATGATTCTAGTCCTAACGGTGTTGTTTCTTCATCGGCGGCGAGGTCAAAACCGTCGGTAGCTCCGGTACTTGATTCACATAGAGCAGAGGCAATTAACGATTGTATCGAGTTTatctattcttcttcttctttgccGAGGTCGGATTCTGTTACAGCCAAAGAACGTTGCTAA